One stretch of Verrucomicrobiia bacterium DNA includes these proteins:
- the hemC gene encoding hydroxymethylbilane synthase: MAHRRDDETRRVRIATRGSALAMAQSRLVAGLCRDADGRLEVGLQVIKTTGDRMQAASWRASGQTLPKGLFTKELEVALIEGEADLAVHSLKDLPTELPDGLRLGGVLLRADPRDVLVGRRGWDVRCPGGGMEALREGAVVATSSTRRAAQLRWRRPDIRIVGIRGNVPTRLAKLAATQEFDATLLAAAGLERLGIRLDAEGRVLEAEDGSVGGWGLELRGRPLDLEEMLPAPGQAAIGLEIRKGDRRLLALCRRIEDAVSRECVEAERAFLAGFGGGCLSPVAAWARVEGEALRLRAVAFEGERRWEGTGNAPVSGARRLGRTMGREARRALARRSG, translated from the coding sequence ATGGCGCATCGGAGGGACGACGAAACGAGGCGGGTACGCATTGCGACCCGGGGCAGCGCGCTGGCGATGGCGCAGTCGAGGTTGGTCGCGGGGTTGTGCCGGGACGCGGACGGGCGGCTGGAGGTGGGGTTGCAGGTGATCAAGACCACGGGGGACAGGATGCAGGCGGCGTCGTGGCGCGCCTCCGGGCAGACACTGCCGAAGGGGCTGTTCACGAAGGAACTCGAGGTGGCCTTGATCGAGGGTGAGGCGGACCTGGCGGTGCACAGCTTGAAGGATCTGCCCACCGAACTGCCGGACGGCCTGCGTCTGGGCGGCGTGCTGCTTCGGGCTGACCCGAGGGATGTGCTGGTGGGCCGTCGCGGTTGGGACGTGCGGTGTCCCGGCGGCGGCATGGAAGCGTTGCGGGAGGGGGCGGTGGTGGCGACGAGCAGCACCCGGCGGGCGGCGCAGTTGCGGTGGCGACGTCCCGACATTCGGATCGTGGGAATCCGCGGGAACGTGCCGACGCGGTTGGCGAAGCTGGCGGCGACGCAGGAATTCGATGCCACGCTGCTGGCGGCGGCGGGTTTGGAGCGGTTGGGGATCCGGCTCGACGCCGAAGGGCGGGTCCTCGAAGCGGAGGATGGAAGCGTCGGGGGATGGGGGTTGGAACTGCGCGGTCGTCCTCTTGACCTGGAGGAGATGCTGCCTGCGCCCGGCCAGGCGGCGATCGGTCTGGAGATCCGCAAGGGCGATCGGCGATTGCTGGCTCTTTGCCGGCGAATCGAGGACGCCGTCAGCCGGGAGTGTGTGGAGGCTGAGCGGGCTTTTCTGGCGGGCTTCGGCGGCGGCTGCCTGAGTCCGGTGGCGGCCTGGGCCCGGGTCGAGGGCGAGGCGTTGCGTTTGCGGGCGGTGGCTTTCGAAGGCGAGCGACGGTGGGAAGGAACCGGAAATGCGCCGGTGTCCGGGGCCCGGCGGTTGGGCCGCACGATGGGTCGGGAGGCCCGGCGGGCGCTGGCGCGACGGAGCGGCTGA
- the cobA gene encoding uroporphyrinogen-III C-methyltransferase: MAHGKPGKVYLVGAGPGDPSLLTLRGAQVLGRADVVVHDALVPTALLIRHAPPQAESIPARPTPPAPPRSQEDINRLLIEHARAGRTVVRLKGGDPCLFGRGGEEAEELADAGIPFEIVPGVSSFLAAPASAGIPVTHREYASAVTVVTGHEDPGKPGSMVDWGAVARAHGTKVILMGLERLPAIVEALVAGGLPPTTPVAVIRWGTTARQQTVTGSLADIAEKVRTVGLAAPALAVVGEVVRLRDHLNWFEKRPLFGRRIVVTRRREQAADLTARLEELGAEVLEIPAIAIQAPTARQPVVEALAGLGEYDWIVFSSPNGVSAFFGALLAAYDDIRTLGRARLAAVGPATVARLRDFHVRADAVPSEFLGRHLAAAIAEQESLDNLRILLARAQVANPDVCRELEKHGAIVDDVAFYETLAAPASPSDPHARWLEEGVDWITFTSASTVEHFHKRFPLTALLARHPQLRLASIGPETSKAITALDLSPAAEARPHTLDGLVAALLASDPTR, encoded by the coding sequence ATGGCGCATGGCAAGCCGGGGAAGGTTTATCTCGTGGGCGCAGGTCCGGGCGATCCGTCACTCCTAACACTCCGCGGGGCTCAGGTCCTCGGACGCGCGGACGTGGTGGTGCATGACGCCTTGGTTCCCACCGCGCTCCTGATCCGACATGCCCCGCCCCAGGCCGAGTCCATTCCGGCCCGCCCGACCCCGCCCGCCCCTCCCCGCTCTCAGGAGGACATCAACCGCCTGCTCATCGAGCATGCCCGCGCAGGCCGCACAGTGGTCCGCCTCAAGGGCGGCGATCCCTGCCTCTTCGGACGCGGCGGCGAAGAGGCCGAGGAACTCGCCGACGCCGGGATCCCCTTCGAGATCGTCCCGGGCGTCTCTTCATTCCTGGCTGCACCCGCCTCCGCCGGCATTCCCGTCACTCACCGCGAATACGCCTCGGCCGTCACCGTGGTCACTGGTCATGAAGATCCCGGCAAGCCGGGATCCATGGTGGACTGGGGCGCAGTGGCCCGGGCCCATGGCACGAAAGTCATCCTCATGGGCCTCGAACGACTGCCTGCCATCGTGGAGGCCCTCGTCGCCGGAGGCCTCCCCCCAACCACCCCCGTGGCCGTCATCCGCTGGGGCACCACCGCCCGCCAGCAGACGGTCACCGGCTCCCTGGCCGACATCGCCGAAAAGGTTCGTACCGTCGGCCTCGCCGCCCCCGCCCTGGCGGTCGTCGGCGAGGTCGTCCGCCTCCGCGACCACCTCAACTGGTTCGAAAAACGCCCCCTGTTCGGCCGGCGTATCGTCGTCACTCGCCGCCGTGAACAGGCCGCCGACCTCACCGCCCGCCTCGAAGAACTGGGCGCCGAAGTCCTTGAAATCCCCGCCATCGCCATCCAGGCCCCCACCGCCCGGCAACCCGTCGTCGAGGCGCTCGCCGGCCTGGGCGAATACGACTGGATCGTCTTCAGCAGCCCCAACGGCGTGTCCGCCTTCTTCGGTGCCCTCCTCGCTGCCTACGACGACATCCGCACCCTCGGACGTGCCCGTCTGGCCGCCGTCGGGCCCGCCACCGTCGCCCGTCTCCGCGACTTCCACGTCCGTGCCGACGCCGTCCCCTCCGAATTCCTCGGGCGCCACCTCGCCGCCGCCATCGCCGAACAGGAAAGCCTCGACAACCTCCGCATCCTCCTCGCCCGCGCCCAGGTGGCCAATCCCGACGTCTGCCGCGAACTCGAGAAGCACGGTGCCATCGTGGACGATGTCGCCTTCTACGAGACCCTCGCCGCACCCGCTTCCCCGTCAGACCCCCACGCGCGCTGGCTCGAGGAGGGCGTGGACTGGATCACCTTCACCAGTGCCTCGACCGTCGAGCATTTCCACAAGCGCTTCCCCCTGACCGCCCTCCTTGCCCGCCATCCACAGCTCCGTCTGGCCTCGATCGGACCCGAGACCTCCAAGGCCATCACCGCCCTCGACCTGAGCCCCGCGGCCGAGGCACGACCCCACACCCTCGACGGGCTGGTGGCCGCCCTGCTCGCTTCAGACCCCACCCGCTGA
- a CDS encoding class I SAM-dependent rRNA methyltransferase yields the protein MPPPVPAPAHPPTERRTPWVQLRTFSYHPTLYPAMIRGASPDATPGSLVAVYDKDGYPFGAGFYHPRARVPLRVLHHGPDAVTEQHLLDQLDRAVALRHDVLRLPDHTDAYRVVHSDGDSLSGLVVDRFADVLSVSVHSLGVFQRLPNWLDHLHRRLGTRHAVIEVDERAARFEGIRRAGAPPPPLQSVKIREHGIRHEVDFAEGHKTGFFCDQRDNRRRLTAFTRGARVLDLCCYTGGFALAARIAGEATEVTGVDLDETAIARARRNANLNQARIEWIHCDAFTWCRQMQKNRERWDVVVLDPPKLVFDREDTDGGTKKYEDLNILGLSLVRPGGLFVTCSCSGMVDEDEFDRIVIKAAHRQGRRLQFLDRTGAAPDHPVLSTCPESRYLKVRWTRVL from the coding sequence ATGCCCCCGCCCGTCCCTGCCCCCGCCCATCCCCCCACCGAACGCCGCACCCCCTGGGTGCAACTCCGCACCTTCAGCTATCACCCAACCCTCTACCCGGCCATGATCCGAGGAGCGTCCCCCGACGCCACCCCCGGTTCCCTGGTCGCCGTCTACGACAAGGACGGCTACCCCTTCGGTGCCGGCTTCTACCATCCCCGCGCGCGCGTCCCCCTCCGCGTCCTCCACCACGGACCCGACGCCGTTACCGAACAGCACCTCCTCGATCAACTCGACCGCGCTGTCGCCCTGCGCCATGACGTCCTCCGCCTCCCCGACCACACCGACGCCTACCGCGTCGTCCACTCCGATGGCGACAGCCTCAGCGGCCTCGTCGTGGACCGCTTCGCCGATGTCCTCAGCGTCTCCGTCCACAGCCTCGGCGTCTTCCAACGCCTCCCCAACTGGCTGGATCATCTCCATCGCCGCCTCGGAACCCGCCATGCCGTGATCGAGGTCGACGAACGAGCCGCCCGCTTCGAAGGCATCCGCCGCGCCGGCGCTCCCCCGCCCCCGCTCCAGTCGGTCAAGATCCGCGAACACGGCATCCGCCACGAAGTGGACTTCGCGGAGGGCCACAAGACCGGCTTCTTCTGCGACCAGCGCGACAACCGACGTCGCCTCACCGCCTTCACCCGCGGCGCCCGCGTCCTCGACCTCTGCTGCTACACCGGCGGGTTTGCACTCGCCGCCAGGATCGCAGGAGAGGCAACCGAAGTGACCGGTGTGGACCTCGACGAAACCGCCATCGCCCGCGCCCGCCGCAACGCCAACCTCAATCAGGCCCGCATCGAGTGGATCCACTGCGACGCCTTCACCTGGTGCCGCCAGATGCAGAAGAACCGCGAACGCTGGGACGTGGTGGTCCTCGACCCCCCCAAGCTCGTCTTCGACCGCGAAGACACCGACGGCGGCACGAAGAAGTACGAGGACCTCAACATCCTCGGCCTTTCCCTGGTCCGTCCCGGCGGCCTCTTCGTGACCTGCTCCTGCTCCGGGATGGTGGACGAGGACGAATTCGACCGGATCGTGATCAAGGCCGCCCACCGGCAGGGACGACGACTCCAGTTCCTCGACCGCACCGGCGCCGCCCCCGACCACCCCGTCCTCTCCACCTGCCCCGAAAGCCGCTACCTCAAGGTCCGCTGGACCCGGGTCCTCTAA
- a CDS encoding glutamate-5-semialdehyde dehydrogenase, which translates to MTLAEQMRLLAAEAKCASRGLAKLSTADKDACLRAMADALDRALPALLDANARDLETGRELGLSAAMLDRLKLDGKRVAAMAQGLRDVAALPDPVGRVLDDRTRPNGLRLQKVATPIGVIVIIYESRPNVTADAASLCFKTGNATILRGGKEALHSNRLIAATMVAAARDAVPAFPEHAIQVVPVPDREAIPALLSHPDLVDLCIPRGGEGLIRAVTDCSKVPVIKHYKGVCHIFVDREADPAMAEAIVVNAKCQRPSTCNAAETVLVDWPIATGFLPSLAAQLWERGVELRTDVPTRTLLGMKGRPPEGKLVAAQPDDWSREYNDLILNVRVVDGLGDAIAHISRHGSAHSESIVTRNEAAARRFLLEVDSAAVYWNASTRFTDGAEFGMGAEIGISTDKLGARGPMGLDELCTYKWIGTGTGQIRE; encoded by the coding sequence ATGACGCTGGCCGAGCAGATGAGGCTCCTCGCCGCGGAGGCCAAATGCGCCTCCCGCGGTCTCGCCAAACTGTCCACCGCCGACAAGGACGCCTGCCTCCGGGCCATGGCCGACGCCCTCGATCGCGCCCTCCCCGCGCTGCTCGACGCCAACGCCCGCGACCTCGAGACCGGACGCGAACTCGGCCTGTCCGCCGCCATGCTCGACCGCCTCAAACTCGACGGGAAACGCGTCGCCGCCATGGCCCAGGGCCTCCGCGATGTCGCCGCCCTCCCCGATCCGGTCGGACGTGTCCTCGACGATCGCACCCGCCCCAATGGCCTCCGTCTCCAGAAAGTCGCCACTCCCATCGGCGTCATCGTCATCATCTACGAGTCGCGCCCCAACGTCACCGCCGACGCCGCCAGCCTCTGCTTCAAAACCGGCAACGCCACCATCCTCCGCGGCGGCAAGGAAGCCCTCCACTCGAATCGCCTCATCGCCGCCACCATGGTCGCCGCCGCCCGCGACGCCGTTCCCGCCTTCCCCGAACACGCCATCCAGGTCGTCCCCGTCCCCGACCGCGAAGCCATCCCCGCCCTGCTTTCCCATCCCGACCTGGTGGACCTCTGCATCCCCCGCGGTGGCGAAGGCCTCATCCGCGCCGTCACCGACTGCTCCAAGGTCCCCGTCATCAAACATTACAAGGGCGTCTGCCACATCTTCGTGGATCGCGAGGCCGACCCGGCCATGGCCGAGGCCATCGTCGTCAATGCCAAATGCCAGCGCCCCTCCACCTGCAATGCCGCCGAAACCGTCCTCGTGGACTGGCCCATCGCCACCGGGTTCCTTCCTTCCCTCGCCGCCCAACTCTGGGAACGCGGGGTCGAACTCCGCACCGATGTCCCCACCCGCACCCTCCTCGGCATGAAAGGCCGCCCCCCCGAGGGAAAACTCGTCGCCGCCCAGCCCGACGACTGGTCCCGCGAATACAACGATCTCATCCTCAATGTCCGCGTTGTGGACGGCCTCGGCGACGCCATCGCCCACATCAGCCGCCACGGCTCCGCCCACTCCGAATCCATCGTCACCCGCAACGAGGCCGCCGCCCGCCGCTTCCTTCTCGAAGTCGATTCCGCCGCCGTGTACTGGAATGCCTCCACCCGGTTCACCGATGGCGCCGAGTTCGGCATGGGCGCCGAAATCGGCATCAGCACCGACAAACTCGGCGCCCGCGGCCCCATGGGCCTCGACGAACTCTGCACGTACAAGTGGATCGGCACCGGCACCGGACAGATCCGGGAATAA
- a CDS encoding cytidylate kinase-like family protein: MNTVASLEHALSYVETQIAPWKRHEHPRTPPTVTLSRMAGSGGIAVAEHLARFLQKHRPGNRAPWTVFHRSLVEKALAEHNLPATLVRYMPEDRVSYIRDTMEELLGLHPSSTTLDKQVAETTLGLAQLGNCILVGRGAHLILASLPTAFHLRLVGSPGKRAQRIADLRQLDLAAAHDYIQKEDAARRRHLKSHFDADIDDPLAYHLVLNTDTFSVEEAAEILGHAVLRRFPDSPAAA, encoded by the coding sequence ATGAATACCGTCGCCTCACTCGAACACGCGCTGAGTTACGTCGAGACCCAGATCGCCCCCTGGAAACGCCACGAGCACCCGCGAACCCCGCCCACGGTCACCCTCTCCCGCATGGCCGGCTCCGGTGGCATCGCCGTCGCCGAACACCTCGCCCGGTTCCTCCAGAAGCATCGCCCCGGCAACCGTGCCCCGTGGACCGTCTTCCACCGAAGCCTCGTCGAGAAAGCTCTCGCCGAACATAATCTCCCCGCCACCCTCGTCCGTTACATGCCCGAGGACCGCGTCTCCTACATCCGGGATACCATGGAGGAACTCCTCGGCCTTCACCCCTCCTCCACCACCCTCGACAAGCAGGTCGCCGAGACCACCCTCGGCCTCGCCCAGCTCGGGAATTGCATCCTCGTCGGACGCGGTGCCCATCTCATCCTCGCCAGCCTCCCCACCGCCTTCCACCTGCGCCTGGTCGGCTCCCCCGGGAAACGCGCCCAGCGCATCGCCGACCTCCGCCAGCTCGATCTCGCCGCCGCCCACGATTACATCCAGAAGGAGGACGCCGCCCGCCGTCGCCACCTCAAGTCCCACTTCGACGCCGACATCGACGATCCGCTCGCCTACCACCTGGTTCTCAATACCGACACCTTCTCCGTCGAGGAGGCCGCCGAAATCCTCGGCCATGCCGTCCTCCGCCGCTTCCCGGACTCCCCGGCCGCCGCCTGA